One Streptococcus sp. S1 DNA window includes the following coding sequences:
- a CDS encoding ATP-binding cassette domain-containing protein, translating to MLTVSDVSLRFSDRKLFDDVNINFTEGNTYGLIGANGAGKSTFLKILAGDIEPTTGHISLGPDERLSVLRQNHFDYEDERVIDVVIMGNEKLYNIMKEKDAIYMKEDFSDEDGVRAAELEGEFAELGGWEAESEASQLLQNLNISEDLHYQTMSELANGDKVKVLLAKALFGKPDVLLLDEPTNGLDIQSITWLEDFLIDFENTVIVVSHDRHFLNKVCTHMADLDFGKIKLYVGNYDFWKESSELAAKLQADRNAKAEEKIKQLQEFVARFSANASKSKQATSRKKMLDKIELEEIVPSSRKYPFINFKAEREIGNDLLTVENLSVKIDGETILDNISFILRPGDKTALIGQNDIQTTALIRALMDDIEYEGTVKWGVTTSRSYLPKDNSRDFAGGESILDWLRQFANKEEDDNTFLRGFLGRMLFSGDEVNKSVNVLSGGEKVRVMLSKLMLLKSNVLVLDDPTNHLDLESISSLNDGLKNFKESIIFASHDHEFIQTLANHIIVLSKNGVIDRIDETYDEFLENEEVQAKVKELWSQS from the coding sequence TTGCTTACAGTATCAGACGTCTCACTACGTTTTAGTGATCGAAAATTGTTTGACGATGTCAATATCAACTTTACAGAAGGAAATACATACGGTCTCATCGGTGCCAACGGTGCTGGAAAGTCAACCTTTTTAAAAATTTTAGCTGGAGATATTGAACCAACAACTGGCCATATTTCTCTTGGCCCTGATGAACGTTTGTCTGTTTTGCGTCAAAATCACTTTGACTATGAAGACGAACGGGTCATTGATGTTGTCATTATGGGAAATGAAAAGCTCTACAACATTATGAAAGAAAAAGATGCTATCTACATGAAAGAAGATTTCTCTGATGAAGATGGTGTCCGTGCAGCTGAACTTGAAGGTGAATTTGCCGAACTTGGTGGATGGGAAGCAGAAAGTGAAGCATCTCAATTGCTTCAAAATCTAAATATTTCAGAAGACCTTCATTACCAAACTATGAGCGAGTTAGCCAACGGAGATAAAGTAAAAGTTCTCCTAGCTAAAGCCCTTTTTGGTAAACCAGATGTCCTTCTTTTGGACGAGCCGACCAATGGATTGGATATCCAATCTATTACCTGGTTAGAAGATTTTCTGATTGATTTTGAAAATACAGTTATCGTTGTATCCCATGACCGCCACTTTTTGAATAAAGTCTGCACTCATATGGCGGATCTCGACTTTGGAAAAATCAAACTTTACGTCGGAAACTATGATTTCTGGAAAGAATCTTCTGAACTTGCAGCAAAATTACAAGCAGATAGAAATGCAAAAGCTGAAGAAAAAATTAAACAATTACAAGAGTTTGTCGCACGTTTCTCAGCCAACGCTTCAAAATCAAAACAAGCAACTTCGCGTAAAAAAATGCTTGACAAGATTGAACTTGAAGAAATTGTTCCATCTAGTCGGAAGTACCCATTTATCAACTTTAAGGCAGAACGAGAAATTGGTAACGATCTCTTAACAGTTGAAAATCTTTCTGTCAAGATTGATGGAGAAACCATCCTTGACAATATCAGCTTTATCTTACGTCCTGGTGACAAAACCGCCCTTATCGGACAGAACGATATTCAAACGACCGCTTTGATCCGTGCATTGATGGATGATATTGAATATGAAGGAACCGTCAAGTGGGGAGTTACAACTAGTCGATCTTATCTACCAAAAGACAACAGCAGAGATTTTGCAGGTGGTGAAAGTATTCTTGATTGGCTTCGTCAATTTGCAAATAAAGAAGAAGATGACAATACTTTCCTTCGTGGTTTCTTAGGACGTATGCTCTTTTCGGGTGACGAAGTTAACAAGTCTGTCAATGTCTTGTCAGGGGGAGAAAAAGTTCGTGTCATGTTGTCTAAATTGATGCTCCTCAAGTCAAACGTTCTTGTACTGGATGATCCAACCAATCACTTGGATTTGGAGTCTATTTCAAGTTTGAATGATGGATTGAAGAATTTTAAAGAATCGATTATCTTTGCCAGCCATGACCACGAATTCATTCAAACACTCGCCAACCATATTATCGTTCTTTCAAAAAACGGCGTAATCGATCGTATTGATGAAACCTATGATGAGTTTCTTGAAAATGAAGAAGTTCAAGCAAAAGTGAAAGAACTTTGGAGTCAATCATAA
- the dnaA gene encoding chromosomal replication initiator protein DnaA translates to MSQEEQFWSRFLELAQLQLKDSAYDFFVADSKLVKIDGETATIYLDGNYKELFWETNLKNALITASFEVYNTDLKFHFVFEDTEEIPSNHSSENRRLSSGSLTTEPLPKIDTGLKSKYTFDNFVQGDGNIWAKAAALAVSENLATTYNPLFIYGGPGLGKTHLLNAIGNQILENIPNARVKYVPAETFINEFLEHLRLGEMKTFKNTYRSLDLLLIDDIQSLGGKKVTTQEEFFNTFNALHSDNKQIVLTSDRSPDHLDSLEERLVTRFKWGLTQNITPPDFETRIAILRNKIEDLDYIFPNDTLEYLAGQFDSNVRDLEGALNDISLMAKVKKLKEITIDVAAEAIRARKNDNSKTLVIPIEKIQEAVGAFYGVSVKEIKGSRRVQNIVLARQVAMYLSREMTDNSLPRIGKEFGGKDHTTVIHAYEKIKSMVDTDDNLRLEIQSIKKKLN, encoded by the coding sequence GTGTCACAAGAAGAGCAATTTTGGTCTCGTTTTTTAGAATTAGCTCAATTACAACTAAAAGATAGTGCCTATGATTTTTTTGTCGCTGATTCAAAATTAGTCAAAATCGATGGAGAGACGGCTACCATTTATCTTGATGGAAATTATAAAGAATTATTTTGGGAAACAAATCTAAAAAATGCTTTGATCACAGCCAGCTTTGAAGTCTACAATACAGATTTGAAGTTCCATTTCGTTTTTGAAGATACCGAAGAAATTCCTAGCAATCATAGCAGTGAGAATAGGAGATTATCTTCAGGTAGCTTAACAACCGAACCGTTGCCTAAAATTGATACAGGTCTGAAATCAAAGTACACCTTTGATAATTTTGTGCAAGGGGATGGAAATATTTGGGCGAAAGCAGCAGCGCTTGCAGTTTCTGAAAATCTTGCAACAACTTACAACCCTCTCTTTATCTATGGCGGACCAGGGCTTGGAAAGACTCACCTATTGAACGCAATTGGAAATCAAATCCTAGAAAATATTCCAAATGCACGGGTTAAGTATGTTCCAGCAGAAACCTTTATTAATGAATTTTTAGAACACCTTCGATTAGGAGAAATGAAGACTTTCAAGAATACCTATCGAAGTTTAGATCTTTTATTGATTGATGATATCCAGTCACTTGGTGGTAAAAAAGTCACGACTCAAGAGGAATTTTTTAATACATTTAATGCCCTTCATAGCGACAACAAACAGATTGTTCTAACAAGCGATCGAAGTCCGGATCATTTAGATAGTCTTGAAGAGCGGTTGGTTACTCGTTTCAAATGGGGACTAACTCAAAATATAACACCGCCTGATTTTGAAACTCGGATTGCCATCTTACGAAATAAAATTGAAGATCTAGACTATATTTTTCCTAATGACACATTAGAATATCTAGCTGGTCAGTTTGATTCAAATGTCCGAGACTTAGAAGGTGCCTTAAATGATATTTCTTTAATGGCGAAGGTTAAGAAACTAAAAGAAATTACGATCGATGTTGCAGCTGAAGCTATTCGAGCTCGTAAAAACGATAATAGCAAGACGCTTGTTATTCCCATTGAAAAAATTCAGGAAGCAGTTGGAGCCTTCTATGGAGTCAGTGTAAAAGAGATCAAAGGTTCTCGAAGAGTTCAGAATATTGTCCTAGCACGACAAGTGGCTATGTATCTTTCAAGAGAGATGACGGACAACTCACTGCCTCGAATCGGAAAAGAATTCGGTGGGAAAGACCACACGACTGTCATTCATGCCTATGAAAAAATCAAAAGTATGGTCGATACAGATGATAATCTTCGACTCGAAATTCAAAGTATCAAGAAAAAATTAAATTAA
- the rlmH gene encoding 23S rRNA (pseudouridine(1915)-N(3))-methyltransferase RlmH, producing the protein MKIKLITVGKLKEKYLKDGIAEYIKRLGRFAKVEQVELVDEKTPDRASQLENQQILEKEGERILSKISDKEYVIVLAIEGKQFPSEKFSQTIDQIMTSGYSNLTFVIGGSLGLSPEVKKRGNLLMSFGQLTLPHQLMKLVLVEQIYRAFMIQQGSPYHK; encoded by the coding sequence ATGAAAATTAAATTGATAACCGTTGGAAAATTAAAAGAAAAATACTTAAAAGATGGGATCGCGGAGTATATTAAAAGGCTTGGTCGATTTGCAAAAGTAGAACAGGTTGAGTTAGTTGATGAAAAAACTCCAGATCGTGCCAGTCAACTCGAAAATCAACAAATCCTTGAAAAAGAGGGGGAACGAATTCTCTCTAAAATTTCAGATAAGGAATATGTGATTGTATTGGCTATTGAAGGCAAACAATTTCCTTCAGAGAAATTTAGTCAAACGATTGATCAGATTATGACATCTGGTTATTCAAACCTTACTTTTGTTATTGGAGGCAGTCTTGGTCTGTCTCCTGAAGTGAAAAAAAGAGGAAATCTATTGATGAGCTTTGGTCAATTAACGCTTCCTCATCAGTTGATGAAATTAGTGTTGGTGGAACAAATCTATCGTGCTTTCATGATTCAACAGGGGAGTCCCTACCATAAATAA
- a CDS encoding YfhO family protein, whose product MNKTKIKTSLFIVSSFLIPAIMMFFIYLSQGIYWNSDTSPLLGDGYHQYVIFDTTLRNILHGTDSLFYSFQSGLGINFYALSSYYLGSFFSPLVYFFNAQSMPDAVYLITLLKFGAIGLSTYISLHGMFSKIPRSLVLTLSTSFALMSFAISQIEIKTWLDVFILAPLILYGFKKLIYNEGEILYFISLTSLFIQNYYFGFMMSIFLILWYLTQLSWDIKGIGKRFFHFVIVSLLSVITSLVMLYPTFLDLRTHGESFSKVDSIFTEKSWYLDVFAKNFIGSFDTTKYGSIPMIYVGLFPLLLAITFFFVKSIKFYVKLSYFILLAILILSFRFQLLDLLWQGMHAPNMFLHRYSWIFSLTIILMAGEVLNRIEEITWIRFSLANFLLILGFGATVLYSSHYKFLDAVNFIVTFEFLIAFYLVCLGFILKKIPPRLFYLSILFFSIFELSVNSYYQMEGIANEWVFASRSSYERDLKAIQSLVRGKTDSNYRTEILQPQTGNDSMKYGYNGISQFSSVRNTDASSTLDKLGFKSEGTNLNLRYQNNSILMDSLFGVRYNLSQQPVQKFGFKEIATKNGVSLSENEYSLPIAFLSAKPYKNTSFTNLTLDNQTRFIHQITDEKYKFYKKLNILSPTSQNTTSSLQTAKIEEDSHLSYASIQYEVTVPAHSQLYVNVPNLQFSNDDRKDIEISYNGQTQRYTIDNAFPFFSIGHFDTEEIVTIRMSFPENSTVSFDTPEFFALDLDQYTQAIASIRQQEVAIHKKKNKLVAAYNANRDTTLIFTLPYDKGWSAKQNGKPIQIHRIQKGLMGVRVSKGSGTVTLTFVPQGFIEGLIAFFVGIILFFLYEWRQIKRRKS is encoded by the coding sequence ATGAATAAAACAAAGATAAAAACATCCCTTTTTATAGTATCTTCTTTCCTGATTCCAGCTATCATGATGTTCTTTATTTACCTCTCACAAGGAATCTACTGGAACAGTGATACATCCCCCTTATTAGGAGATGGTTATCATCAGTATGTCATTTTTGATACCACACTTCGAAATATTTTACACGGGACAGATAGCCTATTTTACAGTTTTCAAAGTGGATTAGGCATTAATTTCTATGCACTCAGTAGCTATTATTTAGGAAGTTTCTTTTCTCCTCTTGTCTACTTCTTTAATGCACAATCTATGCCAGATGCTGTTTACCTCATCACTCTTCTTAAATTTGGAGCTATTGGGTTAAGCACTTATATTAGTTTACATGGAATGTTTTCTAAAATTCCTAGATCCCTGGTTCTTACCCTTTCAACCTCATTTGCTCTTATGAGCTTTGCTATTAGCCAAATTGAAATCAAAACTTGGCTAGATGTTTTTATCCTAGCACCATTAATTCTTTATGGATTCAAAAAACTAATTTACAATGAGGGAGAGATTCTCTACTTTATCAGCTTAACCAGCTTGTTTATCCAAAATTATTATTTTGGGTTTATGATGTCTATTTTTCTCATTTTATGGTACTTGACACAACTGTCATGGGACATCAAAGGAATTGGAAAACGCTTCTTTCATTTTGTGATTGTATCTCTTTTATCAGTTATAACAAGCCTTGTGATGTTATATCCAACCTTCTTAGATTTACGCACTCATGGAGAAAGTTTTTCAAAGGTTGACAGTATCTTTACAGAAAAAAGTTGGTATCTTGACGTATTTGCAAAAAATTTCATTGGAAGTTTTGACACTACTAAATATGGATCAATTCCAATGATCTACGTGGGATTATTTCCACTGCTACTAGCAATCACCTTCTTCTTTGTAAAGTCGATCAAGTTTTACGTGAAACTTTCTTATTTTATACTCTTGGCCATTCTTATTTTGAGTTTTCGTTTTCAATTATTAGATCTCCTTTGGCAAGGTATGCACGCGCCAAATATGTTTCTTCATCGATACTCTTGGATCTTTTCTTTGACGATTATTCTGATGGCAGGAGAAGTACTAAATCGAATAGAGGAGATCACTTGGATTCGTTTTAGTCTTGCTAATTTCCTCCTTATTCTAGGATTTGGAGCAACTGTCCTTTACAGCAGTCACTATAAATTTTTAGATGCTGTCAATTTCATTGTTACTTTTGAATTTTTAATCGCCTTCTATTTAGTCTGTTTAGGATTTATCTTAAAAAAAATACCGCCTAGACTTTTCTATCTTTCGATCCTGTTTTTCTCCATCTTTGAATTATCGGTGAATAGTTATTATCAAATGGAAGGAATTGCGAATGAATGGGTCTTTGCTTCTCGGTCGTCCTACGAACGCGACTTAAAAGCCATCCAATCCTTAGTAAGAGGGAAGACAGACTCTAATTATCGGACTGAGATTCTACAGCCACAAACGGGCAATGATAGCATGAAGTATGGTTATAATGGAATTTCTCAATTTTCATCTGTACGAAATACGGATGCTAGCTCGACATTGGACAAACTAGGATTTAAATCTGAAGGAACTAACCTCAATCTTCGATACCAAAACAATTCTATTTTAATGGATAGTCTATTTGGTGTTCGCTATAATTTAAGCCAACAACCTGTTCAAAAATTTGGATTTAAAGAGATTGCAACCAAAAATGGAGTCTCACTTTCAGAAAACGAATATTCCTTACCAATCGCCTTTCTGTCAGCAAAACCTTATAAAAATACTTCCTTTACGAATTTGACACTGGATAATCAGACACGATTCATCCATCAAATCACGGATGAAAAATATAAATTTTATAAGAAATTAAATATTCTCTCGCCTACTTCACAAAATACTACATCTTCGTTGCAAACTGCAAAAATTGAAGAAGATAGTCATCTATCCTACGCAAGTATTCAATATGAAGTAACGGTTCCTGCCCATAGCCAACTATATGTCAATGTTCCAAATTTACAATTTTCAAACGATGATCGGAAAGATATTGAAATCAGCTACAATGGACAGACCCAACGCTATACCATTGATAATGCCTTTCCATTCTTTTCAATTGGCCATTTTGACACAGAAGAAATAGTTACTATTCGTATGAGTTTTCCAGAAAATTCGACAGTCTCTTTTGATACACCAGAATTTTTTGCTCTGGATCTTGACCAATACACACAAGCTATCGCTAGCATTCGTCAGCAAGAAGTTGCTATTCACAAAAAGAAAAACAAATTGGTAGCAGCCTATAACGCAAATAGAGACACTACCCTTATTTTTACACTCCCTTATGATAAAGGATGGTCAGCTAAACAAAATGGAAAGCCTATCCAAATTCATCGCATCCAGAAAGGATTAATGGGAGTTCGTGTTTCAAAAGGATCCGGAACAGTCACCTTAACATTTGTTCCCCAAGGCTTCATTGAAGGACTCATTGCCTTTTTCGTTGGAATCATTCTTTTCTTCCTCTACGAATGGAGACAAATAAAAAGACGAAAAAGCTAA
- a CDS encoding S1C family serine protease, protein MKSSYNLLKKVGSIALIFVVGFLGGILGTFLTLQTSHSSTSNTESKQVHSTTVKTAYKNTTSTSEAVDKVKNAVVSVITYSDSSNQGLFEKEENSDSQISSEGSGVIYKKEGKYAYLVTNTHVINGAKKVDILLADGNKVPGEVVGSDIYSDIAVVRISADKAKAVAEFGDSNQLTVGETAIAIGSPLGTDYANSVTQGIISSQGRNVKLKADNGQNISTRALQTDAAINPGNSGGPLINIQGQVIGITSSKISNNGQTSVEGMGFAIPANDVVNIIKQLEEKGKVVRPALGIQMMDLSNLSTSDLSQLKLPEKISGGVLVRSTLENMPASDKLQRYDVITKIDDTDIESTADLQSALYSHQINDTIKVTFYRDGKQQTTSIKLTKSTEDLSD, encoded by the coding sequence ATGAAATCTTCATATAATTTACTAAAAAAAGTTGGAAGCATAGCCCTCATTTTTGTTGTGGGTTTTCTAGGTGGGATTCTTGGAACCTTTTTAACCTTACAAACATCTCATTCTTCTACTTCAAATACTGAAAGTAAGCAAGTCCACTCAACCACTGTTAAAACAGCTTATAAAAATACGACCTCAACTAGTGAAGCCGTCGATAAAGTGAAAAATGCTGTTGTTTCTGTAATTACTTATTCTGATTCTTCGAATCAAGGATTGTTTGAAAAAGAAGAAAACTCTGACTCACAAATTTCTAGTGAAGGTTCTGGAGTCATTTATAAAAAAGAAGGAAAATATGCCTACCTTGTTACCAATACCCATGTCATTAATGGTGCTAAAAAAGTAGATATTCTTTTAGCAGATGGTAATAAAGTCCCTGGAGAAGTAGTTGGATCAGATATCTATTCTGATATCGCAGTAGTTCGCATTAGTGCGGATAAAGCAAAGGCAGTAGCTGAATTCGGAGATTCAAACCAATTAACGGTTGGTGAGACTGCGATTGCGATCGGTAGCCCTCTTGGAACAGATTATGCTAATTCTGTTACCCAAGGGATTATTTCCAGCCAAGGCCGCAATGTGAAATTGAAAGCCGATAATGGACAAAATATCTCTACACGTGCCTTACAAACAGATGCAGCCATCAACCCAGGGAATTCTGGAGGTCCATTAATCAATATTCAAGGACAAGTCATTGGAATTACCTCAAGTAAAATTTCAAATAACGGACAAACTTCAGTAGAAGGAATGGGATTTGCAATTCCTGCAAATGATGTTGTCAATATTATCAAGCAACTAGAAGAAAAAGGAAAAGTGGTTCGACCAGCTCTTGGAATCCAAATGATGGATTTATCCAATCTTTCAACTTCTGATTTAAGCCAATTAAAACTTCCTGAAAAAATCTCTGGAGGAGTACTGGTTCGTTCAACACTTGAAAATATGCCTGCTTCAGATAAATTGCAACGCTACGATGTCATCACAAAGATTGATGATACAGATATCGAGTCAACTGCAGATTTACAATCTGCCCTTTATTCTCACCAAATCAATGATACGATCAAGGTCACATTCTATCGTGATGGAAAACAACAAACAACTTCTATCAAGTTGACAAAATCAACTGAGGATCTAAGCGATTAA
- a CDS encoding sensor histidine kinase, which produces MIQSLVLSFLLGGIIVLTFALVDEKIYQEHQFSFIFLLSTFVLLFESLLVFLDVTLVSNIRLSDLNMLLWPVYLYPYYHYANRMNYLCTIFYSFFTYLAVEGTATFLTIIVSSVLGDAFVAAHSIVYNICIRLVSLGIILKLIDLFEFDFTPFYEKEFEKYLKRVICVYFTIFVVINFALWISEQAQFKNFGSMLATICFFFFVVSLFHMKIERDQYRKNLALEYKEFSEQQMSRYMAEIQSLYSIVRGFRHDLGNLVISMSLAIEEKNISEIQRIHREVLEEGYKKINTEELSGFNLVNIRDSALRSILIRGWLDARDAGVEMTFETSEPIEQLPVDLLDIVRIVGILVTNALEASKEAEEKKVHVAIFSISKIVYLVIHNTTNEITFDIRKIYEEGYSTKGENRGLGLNNVRKILANYGTMFLETELQGNRFLQVLKIGGYEQE; this is translated from the coding sequence GTGATTCAGTCATTAGTATTGTCTTTTCTCTTAGGAGGGATCATTGTTCTGACGTTTGCATTAGTGGACGAAAAAATCTATCAGGAACATCAATTTTCATTTATCTTTCTGCTGAGCACCTTTGTTCTTCTTTTTGAAAGTCTCTTAGTATTTTTAGATGTGACTCTAGTTTCAAATATTCGACTCTCTGATTTAAATATGCTCTTATGGCCGGTTTATTTATATCCTTATTATCATTATGCTAATCGGATGAATTACTTGTGCACCATTTTTTATTCTTTTTTTACTTATTTAGCGGTTGAAGGAACAGCAACTTTTCTGACGATAATTGTCTCTTCAGTGTTAGGGGATGCTTTTGTAGCAGCTCACTCGATTGTTTATAATATATGTATTCGTTTGGTTTCTTTAGGAATCATTTTGAAGTTAATTGACTTATTTGAATTTGATTTCACTCCTTTTTATGAGAAAGAATTTGAAAAATATTTAAAGAGGGTCATCTGCGTCTATTTCACCATCTTTGTAGTGATTAATTTTGCTTTATGGATTAGTGAACAAGCGCAATTTAAAAATTTTGGGAGTATGTTGGCAACGATTTGTTTTTTCTTTTTTGTAGTCAGCTTATTCCATATGAAAATCGAGCGAGATCAGTATCGTAAAAATTTAGCACTGGAGTATAAAGAATTTTCTGAGCAACAAATGAGTCGCTATATGGCTGAAATTCAAAGTCTCTATTCTATTGTTAGGGGATTTCGTCATGATTTGGGAAATTTAGTTATTTCTATGTCATTAGCTATTGAGGAAAAAAATATTTCAGAAATACAGAGAATCCATAGAGAAGTATTAGAAGAAGGTTATAAAAAGATAAATACAGAAGAATTATCAGGATTTAACTTGGTCAATATCAGAGATTCTGCATTACGAAGTATTTTGATTCGTGGCTGGTTGGATGCTAGAGATGCTGGGGTAGAAATGACCTTTGAAACGAGTGAACCAATCGAGCAACTACCAGTTGATTTATTAGATATCGTGAGAATCGTTGGGATTCTAGTGACAAACGCTTTGGAAGCTTCAAAAGAAGCGGAAGAAAAGAAAGTTCATGTTGCTATTTTCTCTATTTCAAAAATTGTTTACTTAGTGATTCATAATACAACAAATGAAATCACTTTTGATATCAGAAAAATATATGAGGAAGGCTATTCGACAAAAGGAGAAAATAGAGGACTAGGATTAAATAATGTGAGAAAAATCTTAGCAAATTATGGAACGATGTTTTTAGAAACAGAATTGCAAGGAAATCGTTTTTTACAAGTTTTGAAGATTGGAGGATATGAACAAGAATGA
- a CDS encoding ParB/RepB/Spo0J family partition protein, which produces MEKLEKIAVKDIRTNPFQPRKVFDQEKLEELAQSIKENGLIQPIIVRKSPIIGFELLAGERRFRASKIAGLELVPAIIKELTDQEMMRQAIIENLQREDLNPIEEAISYQKLVDHGYKHDQIAQFMGKSRPYISNMLRLLHLAPSVQEAVIQNDISSAHARVLVPLDEEEQRFWLERIKQDHLNVRTLENKISSKRKQKNKKIKESFLLEEEQRLKKILGTEVTIHSSSRNKGTIQISFSSLDEYQRIINSLK; this is translated from the coding sequence ATGGAAAAATTAGAAAAGATAGCAGTAAAGGACATTCGAACCAATCCTTTCCAACCAAGAAAAGTATTTGATCAAGAAAAATTAGAAGAACTGGCTCAGTCAATCAAAGAAAATGGCTTAATTCAACCCATTATTGTCAGAAAATCTCCAATAATTGGTTTTGAATTGCTTGCAGGTGAAAGACGGTTTAGAGCTTCAAAAATTGCTGGATTAGAGCTTGTTCCTGCGATTATTAAAGAATTAACGGATCAAGAAATGATGCGACAAGCCATTATTGAAAATCTTCAACGAGAAGATCTAAATCCAATTGAAGAAGCTATCTCCTACCAGAAGCTAGTTGATCATGGATATAAGCACGACCAAATCGCTCAATTTATGGGGAAATCTAGACCCTATATTAGCAATATGCTTCGCTTGTTACATCTAGCTCCCTCTGTTCAAGAAGCGGTCATTCAAAATGACATTTCTTCGGCTCACGCGCGTGTTCTCGTTCCTCTTGATGAAGAAGAGCAGCGCTTTTGGTTGGAGCGAATCAAACAGGATCATTTAAATGTTCGAACATTAGAAAACAAGATCAGTTCAAAAAGAAAACAGAAAAATAAAAAAATAAAAGAAAGTTTCCTACTAGAAGAGGAACAACGATTGAAAAAAATATTGGGAACAGAAGTGACGATACACTCCTCTTCGCGAAATAAAGGAACTATCCAAATTTCTTTTTCAAGTCTCGATGAATACCAACGAATTATCAACAGCCTAAAATAA
- a CDS encoding response regulator transcription factor, translated as MKIFLLEDELSQQIRVEKHIVEIAKELEIKLEVISTGKLTEFENYIQHSDIHQLYFLDIHIQDNEYCGLEIAKKIRETNPYAIIVFITTKSEFASITYRYKVSALDFIDKNLNEDLFRLKIKECIEYLTTIQIGNDDLTDYFEYDFKDKKIKIPFKDILYIETVGSAYKLNLVGKNFQKEIAGSLSDVLEKDVEERYFSPHQSYIVNRSMIVGMDKKRKQLLLKEGYSCPISRSNIKRVKKLIEEQNLEFSA; from the coding sequence ATGAAGATTTTTTTATTAGAAGATGAGCTCTCTCAACAGATACGGGTAGAAAAACATATTGTAGAAATTGCTAAAGAATTAGAAATTAAACTTGAAGTGATTTCTACCGGTAAACTTACGGAATTTGAAAATTATATCCAACATTCGGATATCCACCAATTATATTTTCTAGATATTCATATCCAAGACAATGAATATTGTGGGCTAGAAATTGCTAAAAAAATACGAGAAACAAATCCTTATGCCATTATTGTTTTTATTACTACAAAATCAGAATTCGCTTCTATTACCTATCGTTATAAAGTATCTGCCTTGGATTTTATTGATAAAAATTTGAATGAAGATTTATTTAGATTAAAAATAAAGGAGTGTATTGAGTATTTAACAACTATTCAAATTGGAAATGATGATTTGACAGATTATTTTGAGTATGACTTTAAAGATAAAAAGATAAAAATTCCATTTAAGGATATTCTTTATATTGAGACTGTTGGTTCGGCTTATAAATTAAACTTAGTTGGGAAAAATTTTCAAAAAGAAATTGCGGGAAGTTTATCAGATGTCTTGGAGAAAGATGTGGAGGAGAGATATTTCAGTCCCCATCAATCTTATATCGTAAATAGAAGTATGATCGTTGGGATGGATAAGAAAAGAAAACAGTTGTTGTTGAAAGAAGGGTATTCTTGTCCAATCTCAAGAAGCAATATCAAACGTGTCAAAAAATTAATTGAAGAGCAAAATTTAGAATTTAGTGCTTGA